In Salarias fasciatus chromosome 9, fSalaFa1.1, whole genome shotgun sequence, the genomic stretch TAACCGAGAGGATTTGCAGACGGGGCTATTCTAGGCCGCTGGCACTCAGCCAGTCTCTCTGCCACGGCTCAACGGGCCCTGTGAGGAGGCATACCTGGTCGCTGCTCACGCTGATTGGCTCCTTGCACACAATCCAGGTGACACTCTCCAGCAGAGGGGGCGTGGTCAGGGAGCCGTCGTATGTCCAGTAGTCAAGGCAACCGGGGAGCAAAGTCGCAGGGTCAAAGTTAGGGAAGGTGGTCTGCTTGCCCTGAAAGTGATACGAGAAGTGAGCAACCTGCTGTTGATTCAGATCTCATGAGAGAATATGAGAAACTggggttgccatggaaacataCTTTGCACTTGATGGCACCAAACATGTCAAGAACCTTCTGGAGGTTTGCATTTGTGTCGCCAATCTGAAAGAcgataaaataaattcagagtTAATATGCCATGAGTTTTGTGTAACAGTGGATGAAGAGTGCAGCCATTCCTGCTTACCTTCAGGAAGACTCCAACCACAGCGAGCCCATCGGGCTGGCTGGCAGCTTCTCCGAAGCTTGCATATTTGGTGTTCCAGTGCACAAGATGGAGCTGGGAAGAGATTAGATATACAAATTCACAGTGATCAACTCCCACAGCTTAAATACAATCTTTGCTGATATAACAGTTTTTATCATGACTCTATTGAGACTGAgataaaaaaggaagaaaagaaggcCCGACTTCATGGCTGCTCgcaataaaaaacaaagcctgggaagaaatacatttctgtCATCTTCGTTTTTTTGTAAGttggccagaaaaaaagaagaaaagacggGGAAATAAGCTCTATGACTACTGCTTTGTttaatctggaaaaaaacagaaggtttATGCTTGGGCAATTGTGGTTAGATTTGTTTTTCACAATAGTTTTGCTGATGGGAAATGTTAAAGTTTTCTTAAACAAACATGAGTGatctctgatttgttttttttctcctttctgcaTGTCAACCTCAAACTGTCATAAACTACAACATTCACAACGACTTCCCGCGGCGTCCGTACCTCAGCAGGATACTTGGTCCCGGCCACAGTGTGCTCGGAGCCCTTGTCGTCAGAAGCTCCCCAGTGGAAATGAAACTGCTTGAGCCTGTAGGTCCCAGAGATCGGCCCATCTTTCAGACCTGAAGGACAAAAAGacggaaaaacaaaacaaacatgattGATGGCTTCAAGTCGGACAGGTAGAGGTGCAGGAAGTCGCAGTCGTTCGGTGACTTTCGCCTGGCTTGATGCCGCAGCACTGTTAAAAGATGCTTATCTCGGTCACAGGACAATAGTCTGAAGAGGCTCCTGAGCTGAACATACTGACGACTGCTCCACAAGCCGAAATACACCGGCGCTGTGGCACACTTCCCACTTCATGGGAGCAGACTCAGTTCCTGTTGTGTACGCTCTGGTCAGACTGAGGGCCGCATTCTGTCTGAAATAATGTCCAGGTATTGTTGACATCAAACCTCCGTCCACAGTGTTGCATAATACATCTATTTGGAGTGCAATAAGT encodes the following:
- the LOC115394298 gene encoding carbonic anhydrase 1-like — protein: MSHAWGYAANNGPDKWCDNFPIANGPRQSPIDILPGAASYDSGLKPLNLKYDPATCLDILNNGHSFQVSFSDDNDSSSLKDGPISGTYRLKQFHFHWGASDDKGSEHTVAGTKYPAELHLVHWNTKYASFGEAASQPDGLAVVGVFLKIGDTNANLQKVLDMFGAIKCKGKQTTFPNFDPATLLPGCLDYWTYDGSLTTPPLLESVTWIVCKEPISVSSDQMGKFRSLLFSAEGESECCMMDNYRPPQPLKGRAVRASFQ